The proteins below are encoded in one region of Carassius auratus strain Wakin unplaced genomic scaffold, ASM336829v1 scaf_tig00215172, whole genome shotgun sequence:
- the LOC113093845 gene encoding shootin-1-like, whose amino-acid sequence MDATPPSAGFVNEMEAGGDGEGEAREESKECQRLTAERDEAERQLKHIKRVSQMVIEEVNVLQTQLEIEKSCRENAEALATKLNCENRKMKYLSLSSRPCLDELLPSISDCISLEEETDPHDPGSDAFSQYKQQVKDLQETVSSLLEEKKQLACQLQSQQRQIEELTALTEKEQAEMKELYKTIEQQSKTIKRFNRVSMMATHEYENLKEQLDLEQSLRQKAETYAHEMMVKQKEANRQSMILLQQGDPSIQLVKALEDVASVTKTLEEERIQHREKVKALEAELDECALRKQLVQLQRQLEILDEEKKETEGRLQEEEKRSTLFEKKVKELQEERRSCVSASGPSPGTAPPPAPPPHPPPPPPPPPPPPPPPPPSRCNPLSSLIAIMRKSSKGGKGTPKLEQAPVNEAVDDVKVKAVNEMMERIKHGVVLRPVKSQDTKRFGTKQPSPVPAAASAAVEEKPQESAMEELKGILETVKKSPSRGFQEVVHAKKDSELEVILRRRRKQACDPDAEDDGQLSKVSSSNSLNGRHSSDSGKDTEGPGSSSLSGSERGSRTSSDSGREPAVARPSSDSGMESKGAAQTECVCRSLSEKESAEPVTNGCCSGEMKDGDPEKWAGPNGIGHTDARDALQSALSSSAQSLNAANGCTDAEC is encoded by the exons TGCCAGAGACTCACTGCAGAGAGAGATGAGGCTGAGAGGCAACTCAAACACATTAAACGGG TTTCCCAAATGGTGATTGAGGAGGTGAACGTACTACAGACCCAACTTGAGATTGAGAAATCGTGCCGGGAAAATGCAGAGGCTCTGGCTACCAAG TTGAATTGTGAGAACAGGAAGATGAAGTATTTGAGCCTGTCGTCACGGCCGTGTCTGGACGAGCTGTTGCCCAGTATTTCTGACTGCATTTCTCTAGAAGAAGAGACTGACCCGCACGACCCTGGCTCTGATGCTTTTTCACAGTATAAGCAGCAGGTTAAAG ATCTCCAAGAAACCGTGAGCTCTTTGCTGGAGGAGAAAAAGCAGCTGGCTTGTCAGCTTCAAAGTCAGCAGAGGCAGATTGAGGAATTGACAGCACTT ACTGAAAAAGAGCAGGCCGAGATGAAGGAGCTTTATAAAACCATTGAGCAGCAAAGCAAGACCATTAAGAGGTTCAACAGGG TGTCTATGATGGCCACTCATGAGTATGAAAACTTGAAGGAGCAGCTGGATTTGGAGCAGAGCCTCAGGCAGAAAGCAGAGACCTATGCACACGAG ATGATGGTGAAGCAGAAAGAAGCAAACAGACAGAGCATGATTCTGCTGCAGCAGGGAGATCCCAGCATTCAGCTGGTCAAAGCCTTAGAGGATGTGGCCAGTGTGACTAAAACATTAGAAGAAGAGCGAATCCAGCACCGAGAGAAG GTAAAAGCTCTAGAGGCTGAACTGGACGAATGTGCTTTGCGTAAGCAGCTAGTTCAGCTGCAAAGACAACTGGAGATATTAGACGAAGAAAAGAAAGAGACTGAGGGACGACTGCaggaggaagagaagagaagcACTCTTTTTGAAAAGAAAG TTAAAGAGCtgcaggaggagaggaggagcTGTGTTTCAGCATCAGGCCCCTCCCCCGGGACTGCTCCGCCCCCGGCCCCTCCTCCTCATCCACCTCCCCCTCCTCCACCCCCGCCCCCTCCACCTCCCCCCCCTCCTCCCTCCCGCTGCAACCCCCTCAG CTCTCTCATTGCCATCATGAGGAAGTCCTCCAAGGGAGGTAAAGGAACCCCCAAACTAGAGCAAGCCCCAG TGAATGAAGCAGTGGATGATGTCAAAGTCAAAGCTGTCAATGAAATGATGGAGAGAATCAAACACGGCGTGGTTCTCAGGCCTGTGAAGAGTCAGGACACTAAG AGATTTGGCACAAAG CAGCCGAGCCCAGTGccagcagcagcatcagcagcGGTGGAGGAAAAGCCCCAGGAAAGTGCGATGGAAGAGCTGAAAGGCATTCTG GAGACAGTGAAAAAGAGTCCCAGCCGTGGTTTCCAGGAAGTAGTTCATGCTAAAAAGGACAGTGAACTGGAAGTAATTCTGAGGAGGAGACGCAAACAGGCCTGTGATCCGGACGCAGAAG ATGACGGACAGCTGAGTAAAGTCTCCTCATCAAACAGCCTGAACGGCCGACACAGTTCAGACTCGGGCAAAGACACAGAAGGGCCGGGCAGCAGCTCTCTGTCGGGCAGCGAGCGCGGGTCGAGAACCAGCTCAGACTCGGGCCGAGAGCCAGCCGTGGCTCGACCCAGCTCAGATTCTGGCATGGAGTCCAAAGGAGCCGCTCAGACAGAGTGTGTCTGCAGATCTCTCTCTGAGAAAGAGTCCGCTGAACCAGTCACCAACGGCTGCTGTTCAGG TGAAATGAAGGATGGTGATCCAGAGAAGTGGGCGGGGCCTAATGGGATCGGCCATACAGATGCAAGAGACGCCCTGCAAAGCGCCCTCAGCTCCTCTGCACAAAGCCTCAATGCAGCAAACGGTTGCACAGACGCCGAGTGTTAA